A single Haloglycomyces albus DSM 45210 DNA region contains:
- a CDS encoding glycosyltransferase family 2 protein, which yields MSQIFLPTPPDDGEIYSYLGPQQRWVLLGIAVSYLFTATSLFLFSLRHPLLWMFLVVLGANMIAWSLALLDGQRSRRTTRTSHRLLVHGYRPHHYPSVDVLLPTCGEDFDILRNTYRHVAAMRWHGPISVYVLDDSDRPEVAALAATYGFHYDVRDDRPHLKKSGNINHGYRVSNGEFIAVFDADFCPRDDFLYHLMPYFADPDTAIVQSPQYFRTTESMGWLEKAAGAAQELFYRWIQPSRDADHAAICCGSCVVYRRHALRRLDGFPRMEHSEDMFTSIELSKFGWQTAYVPVNLATGASPDTVTAYVNQQYRWAMGNLELLVDRRFHRRRMPLRTRLCFWNGFASYIVNAVNVFAVPIPAIIMATAYADQVRPWHMVAFIPTLWVWFVLLPAAHKTKWRLNVVRAQLLYSYTHVVAIWHLIRKRTASWTPTGTTKKRNRLATTVARLTVVWSSITLLSLWGSLIWAAAQYDPYAFWPAAVFICIHTVLHAPLIGAAWKTLRPVPAEPPTTTDSLAHREKAHAIAN from the coding sequence ATGTCTCAGATCTTTCTACCGACACCGCCCGACGACGGCGAAATATATTCCTACCTGGGGCCGCAGCAACGCTGGGTCCTACTCGGCATCGCCGTCTCCTACCTGTTCACCGCCACCTCGCTGTTCCTCTTCTCCCTACGTCATCCCCTGTTGTGGATGTTCCTCGTCGTTCTGGGAGCCAATATGATCGCTTGGTCCCTTGCTTTGTTGGACGGCCAACGGTCGCGCCGAACCACCCGGACGAGCCATCGGCTCCTCGTGCACGGGTACCGGCCACATCACTACCCGAGCGTCGACGTACTCCTACCCACCTGCGGCGAAGACTTCGACATCCTCCGCAACACCTACCGACACGTCGCGGCCATGCGATGGCACGGACCGATATCGGTCTACGTTCTCGACGACTCCGACCGACCCGAGGTCGCGGCGTTGGCCGCCACCTACGGCTTCCACTACGACGTCCGCGACGACCGGCCGCACCTCAAGAAGTCAGGCAACATCAACCACGGCTACCGCGTCTCGAACGGTGAATTCATCGCCGTCTTCGACGCCGACTTCTGCCCCCGCGACGACTTCCTCTACCACCTCATGCCGTACTTCGCCGATCCCGACACCGCGATCGTGCAGTCACCGCAATACTTCCGAACCACAGAAAGCATGGGGTGGTTGGAAAAAGCCGCCGGTGCCGCCCAAGAACTCTTCTATCGTTGGATTCAGCCCTCCCGCGACGCCGACCACGCCGCAATCTGCTGTGGATCCTGCGTCGTATACCGACGTCACGCGCTGCGACGTCTGGACGGCTTCCCCAGAATGGAGCACAGCGAGGACATGTTCACCTCCATTGAACTGTCGAAATTCGGCTGGCAGACGGCCTACGTTCCCGTCAACCTCGCCACCGGAGCCTCGCCCGATACCGTCACCGCCTACGTCAACCAGCAATACCGCTGGGCGATGGGTAATCTCGAGCTCCTGGTCGACCGCCGGTTCCATCGTCGCCGCATGCCGCTACGGACCCGCCTGTGCTTCTGGAACGGCTTTGCCTCCTACATCGTCAACGCCGTCAACGTCTTCGCCGTCCCCATACCAGCCATCATCATGGCCACCGCCTACGCCGACCAGGTACGCCCCTGGCACATGGTGGCCTTCATTCCCACGCTGTGGGTATGGTTCGTGCTGCTACCGGCCGCCCATAAAACCAAATGGCGCCTCAACGTCGTGCGCGCCCAACTGCTGTACAGCTACACCCACGTCGTAGCGATCTGGCACCTCATCCGAAAGCGCACCGCGTCATGGACTCCGACGGGAACGACCAAGAAACGCAATCGACTGGCGACCACCGTGGCCCGGCTGACCGTGGTGTGGTCCAGCATCACCCTGCTCAGCCTCTGGGGCTCACTGATATGGGCGGCCGCACAGTACGATCCCTACGCCTTTTGGCCCGCGGCCGTCTTTATCTGCATCCATACCGTCCTCCACGCCCCACTGATCGGAGCGGCATGGAAGACGCTACGGCCGGTTCCCGCCGAGCCACCCACCACCACCGACTCGCTCGCCCATCGGGAGAAAGCCCATGCAATCGCCAACTGA
- the argC gene encoding N-acetyl-gamma-glutamyl-phosphate reductase, with protein sequence MTYRIAVAGASGYAGGEALRLICDHPELELACATAHTQAGQALTEVHPHLPGLSERYFDSTGSETIQAARPDAVVMTLPHGQSAALAAELPDDLAIVDLGADHRLVDADQWAKYYSGPHAGSWTYGLPELPGQRERIQASTRVAATGCYAVATILALAPLLHSGIAQKHDVVTVAASGTTGAGNNPVKRLLASEVTGSLTGYKTGRHQHVPEIKQATGATGLSLTPVLAPMPRGILATVTALPATPDIDADDVRDLLLTTYKDEPFVHVVPEGAQPSTKAVLGTNSAQLQATVDADSGRLIVTSAVDNLGKGASGQVVQCLNLLLGLPETTGLTVNGIAP encoded by the coding sequence GTGACTTATCGCATCGCGGTCGCGGGAGCCAGCGGCTACGCCGGAGGCGAGGCCCTACGGCTCATCTGCGACCACCCCGAACTGGAACTGGCCTGCGCCACCGCACATACCCAAGCCGGTCAAGCGTTGACCGAGGTGCACCCGCACCTGCCGGGGCTCAGCGAGCGATACTTCGACTCCACCGGTAGTGAAACCATCCAGGCGGCCCGCCCCGACGCGGTCGTCATGACCCTGCCGCATGGACAGTCGGCGGCATTGGCCGCTGAACTTCCCGACGACCTGGCGATCGTGGACCTGGGAGCCGATCACCGGCTTGTCGACGCCGACCAATGGGCCAAATACTATTCCGGGCCACACGCCGGCAGCTGGACGTACGGGCTACCGGAACTGCCGGGACAGCGTGAGCGGATTCAGGCGTCCACGCGAGTTGCCGCCACCGGGTGCTACGCGGTAGCCACGATATTGGCCCTGGCTCCCTTGCTCCACAGCGGAATCGCTCAGAAACACGACGTGGTGACCGTCGCGGCGTCCGGGACGACCGGAGCGGGCAACAACCCTGTGAAGCGCCTACTGGCCAGCGAAGTGACCGGATCTCTGACCGGTTACAAGACCGGTCGGCACCAGCATGTACCCGAAATCAAGCAGGCCACCGGCGCCACCGGCCTGTCGCTCACTCCGGTACTGGCACCCATGCCGCGCGGCATTCTCGCCACCGTCACCGCTCTCCCCGCGACGCCCGACATCGACGCCGATGACGTCCGAGACCTCCTGCTCACCACCTACAAGGACGAGCCGTTCGTGCATGTCGTGCCCGAAGGAGCGCAACCGTCCACCAAAGCCGTCTTGGGCACCAACTCCGCTCAACTCCAAGCGACGGTGGACGCGGACTCGGGTCGACTGATCGTCACCTCCGCCGTCGACAACCTCGGCAAAGGAGCATCCGGTCAGGTCGTACAGTGCCTCAATCTCCTTCTCGGACTGCCGGAGACGACCGGTCTGACCGTCAACGGGATCGCTCCCTGA
- the argJ gene encoding bifunctional glutamate N-acetyltransferase/amino-acid acetyltransferase ArgJ, which yields MTVTQPQGFLASGVASGLKSTGATDLALLVNQGPSQVAAARFTKNRIQAAPVQWTRQVMTTGSLHAVVLNSGGANACTGPDGFADTHKTAEKVADKLHCGAIDVAVCSTGLIGERLNMDQLLPGVDQAAKELTAEGGSAAANAILTTDTSAKEAVYRSSEDWTMGAMAKGAGMLAPSLATMLAVITTDAKIDALAADSALATACEYSFDRLDSDGSTSTNDTVLLLSSGAVDVTPDVDEFNTALQQVCHTLAQSMLTDAEGATKDIAITVTGADSEADAVETARAIARDNLVKCAFFGQDPNWGRILAAVGCTDAIFEPDQVDVAINDVWICRNGYAAADRNLVDLSSRDVAVTVNLNAGEATATVWTNDLSHDYVHENSAYSS from the coding sequence ATGACCGTTACGCAACCGCAAGGGTTCCTCGCCTCCGGGGTGGCCAGTGGACTCAAATCCACCGGTGCGACCGACCTTGCCCTCCTTGTCAACCAGGGCCCCAGCCAAGTGGCCGCGGCTCGATTCACGAAGAACCGCATTCAAGCCGCTCCAGTGCAATGGACGCGTCAGGTCATGACCACCGGGTCCCTGCACGCGGTGGTTCTCAACTCCGGAGGTGCCAACGCCTGCACCGGGCCGGACGGATTCGCCGACACCCATAAAACCGCTGAGAAGGTGGCCGACAAGCTCCATTGCGGAGCGATCGACGTTGCCGTCTGCTCCACTGGACTTATCGGCGAACGCCTGAACATGGATCAACTCCTGCCCGGCGTCGACCAGGCCGCCAAAGAGCTGACCGCCGAGGGCGGATCGGCCGCCGCCAACGCCATACTCACCACCGACACCTCTGCCAAAGAGGCCGTCTACCGCTCAAGCGAAGACTGGACCATGGGAGCAATGGCAAAGGGAGCCGGCATGCTCGCCCCCTCCCTGGCGACCATGCTCGCCGTCATTACCACCGACGCCAAGATCGACGCGCTGGCCGCCGACTCCGCGCTCGCCACCGCCTGTGAATACAGCTTCGACCGCCTCGACTCCGACGGCTCCACCTCGACCAACGACACCGTGCTCCTGCTGTCCTCCGGAGCCGTCGACGTCACGCCCGACGTCGACGAGTTCAACACCGCACTCCAACAGGTGTGCCACACCCTCGCCCAAAGCATGCTCACCGACGCCGAGGGTGCCACCAAGGACATCGCCATTACCGTCACCGGAGCGGACTCGGAGGCAGACGCGGTCGAAACGGCGCGAGCGATCGCGCGCGACAACCTCGTCAAATGCGCCTTCTTCGGGCAAGACCCGAACTGGGGACGCATCCTCGCCGCCGTCGGCTGCACCGACGCGATCTTCGAACCCGACCAGGTCGACGTCGCGATCAACGACGTGTGGATCTGTCGCAACGGCTACGCCGCCGCCGATCGGAATCTCGTCGACCTGAGCTCACGCGACGTCGCCGTCACCGTCAACCTCAACGCGGGTGAGGCTACCGCGACGGTGTGGACCAACGACCTCAGCCACGACTACGTACACGAAAACTCCGCCTATTCCTCCTGA
- the argB gene encoding acetylglutamate kinase, which produces MNNNLNDALKKAETLVEALPWLQEFHGATVVVKYGGNAMIKPELQSAFAADMVFLRYAGLKPVVVHGGGPQISAMLDKLGIDSEFKGGLRVTTPEAADVVRMVLVGQVGRELVGLINSHGPYAVGMSGEDAQMFVAKRRWATIDGEKVDIGRVGDVAGVNTDAVGDLIAAGRIPVISTVALDEDGVLYNLNADTAAGALAASLRAEKLVILTDVEGLYTDWPDKDSLVSEINTDDLGGLLPRLQSGMIPKMEACLHAVKGGTDAAHVIDGRIPHSTLLEVFTHKGIGTMVIPNDD; this is translated from the coding sequence GTGAACAACAATCTCAACGACGCGCTGAAAAAGGCCGAAACACTCGTCGAAGCCCTACCCTGGCTCCAGGAATTCCACGGCGCCACCGTAGTGGTGAAATACGGCGGTAACGCCATGATCAAACCCGAACTGCAGTCGGCCTTCGCCGCCGACATGGTCTTTCTGCGGTACGCCGGCCTGAAGCCGGTCGTCGTTCACGGCGGCGGACCTCAGATCTCGGCCATGCTCGACAAACTCGGCATCGACAGTGAATTCAAAGGCGGCCTACGCGTCACCACTCCCGAGGCCGCCGACGTCGTGCGCATGGTCCTCGTCGGGCAGGTCGGCCGCGAACTGGTCGGGCTCATCAACAGTCACGGCCCCTACGCGGTCGGAATGAGCGGGGAAGACGCCCAAATGTTCGTCGCCAAACGGCGGTGGGCCACCATCGACGGTGAAAAAGTCGACATCGGTCGGGTCGGAGACGTCGCCGGAGTAAACACTGACGCCGTCGGCGACCTCATCGCCGCCGGACGGATACCCGTCATCTCGACGGTCGCCCTCGACGAAGACGGCGTGCTCTACAACCTCAACGCCGACACCGCCGCCGGCGCACTCGCCGCCTCCCTCAGAGCCGAAAAACTCGTCATACTCACCGACGTCGAAGGTCTCTACACCGACTGGCCCGATAAAGATTCGCTGGTCAGCGAGATCAATACCGACGACCTTGGAGGGCTCCTGCCACGACTGCAGTCCGGCATGATTCCCAAAATGGAAGCCTGCCTCCACGCCGTCAAAGGCGGCACCGACGCCGCCCACGTCATCGACGGCCGCATCCCCCACTCGACCCTGCTGGAAGTATTCACCCACAAAGGAATCGGAACGATGGTGATTCCCAATGACGACTGA
- a CDS encoding acetylornithine transaminase produces the protein MTTDSTTALQNRYADALMDTYGQPPVALASGNGRHVTDVDGRTYLDMIGGIAVSTVGHRHPDYVEAVVRQTATIAHTSNLFFHPTEVELAETLVKLTGADGRVFFSNSGTEANEAALKLALKAGKPHGKTRIVAAENSFHGRTLGTLAVTGKASIREPFAPFGIEATFVPYGDTAALTAAVDDTVAAVILEPTQGEAGVVPASTDFLHTARALTHEHGSALILDEIQAGFGRTGRWFAHHAADITPDIITLAKGLAGGIPMGATIGVGDWGNVFQAGDHGSTFGGNPIAGAAALAVIDIIEREDLFDNVNTLGRKLENRLHNHPAVIAVRGEALWRGIVLDTDIAADVCGQLRNAGILANPVRPNVIRIAPPLSITAAELEQFTSALTDVLDQYPAQGKTP, from the coding sequence ATGACGACTGACTCCACAACGGCACTGCAAAACCGCTACGCCGACGCCCTCATGGACACCTACGGACAACCGCCCGTGGCGCTGGCGTCAGGAAACGGCCGCCACGTCACCGACGTCGACGGACGGACCTACCTCGACATGATCGGCGGCATCGCCGTCTCCACCGTCGGGCACCGGCACCCCGACTACGTCGAAGCCGTCGTGCGTCAGACCGCCACCATCGCCCACACCTCCAACCTCTTCTTCCATCCCACCGAAGTGGAACTGGCCGAAACCCTCGTGAAACTCACCGGAGCCGACGGGCGCGTGTTCTTCAGCAATTCCGGAACCGAAGCCAATGAAGCCGCCCTGAAACTGGCCCTCAAAGCCGGAAAACCCCACGGTAAAACCCGCATCGTCGCCGCCGAGAACTCCTTCCACGGACGCACCCTCGGCACCCTCGCCGTCACCGGTAAAGCAAGCATCCGCGAACCGTTCGCGCCCTTCGGTATCGAAGCCACCTTCGTACCGTACGGCGACACCGCCGCGCTCACCGCCGCCGTCGACGACACCGTCGCCGCCGTGATTCTCGAACCCACCCAGGGCGAAGCGGGCGTCGTCCCCGCCTCCACCGACTTCCTTCACACCGCTCGTGCGCTCACCCACGAACACGGCAGCGCTCTCATCCTCGATGAGATCCAGGCGGGATTCGGACGGACCGGGAGGTGGTTCGCTCATCACGCCGCCGACATCACCCCCGATATCATCACTCTCGCCAAAGGTCTCGCCGGAGGAATCCCCATGGGTGCCACCATCGGCGTCGGGGACTGGGGGAACGTCTTCCAAGCCGGCGACCACGGCTCCACCTTCGGCGGCAACCCCATCGCCGGTGCCGCCGCGCTCGCCGTCATCGACATCATCGAACGAGAAGACCTTTTCGACAACGTCAACACACTGGGGCGAAAACTGGAGAATCGGCTTCACAACCACCCCGCCGTCATCGCGGTACGCGGTGAAGCGCTCTGGCGTGGCATCGTCCTGGACACCGACATCGCCGCCGACGTCTGCGGTCAACTGAGGAATGCGGGGATTCTGGCTAATCCGGTTCGCCCCAACGTCATCCGGATCGCACCGCCCCTCAGCATCACCGCCGCCGAACTCGAGCAGTTCACCAGCGCTCTGACCGACGTTCTCGACCAATATCCGGCTCAAGGAAAGACGCCATGA
- the argF gene encoding ornithine carbamoyltransferase, whose protein sequence is MNTTPTHFLTDTDLNGDEQAEVLELAAAYKQGSGSAPARPLDGKSVALVFEKPSTRTRISFDVAVHQLGGHPVSVDATTTQLGRGETVADTARVLSRYVDAVVMRTYEDQRLAELAHHASVPVVNALTDGRHPCQVLADLQTIAEHRPLAGTHLTYLGDASNNVAASLLIAGVTAGLHIRLAAPEALSPGDELVQQANDIAAHTGGSVQLHTDPRAAVRDADVLYTDAWNSMGQQHDDKLLTSLRDYQINRALIAEAPDAVVLHCLPAHRGEEITDDIIDGPFSRVFDQAENRLHAHKALLTWLIGEH, encoded by the coding sequence ATGAACACCACTCCGACGCACTTTCTCACAGACACCGACCTCAACGGCGACGAACAGGCCGAGGTGCTCGAGCTTGCCGCCGCCTACAAACAAGGGTCCGGTTCCGCACCGGCTCGACCCCTCGACGGCAAAAGCGTCGCACTCGTCTTTGAAAAGCCCTCCACCCGTACCCGCATCTCCTTCGACGTCGCCGTCCATCAGCTCGGGGGCCACCCGGTCTCCGTTGACGCCACCACCACTCAACTCGGCAGGGGCGAGACGGTCGCCGACACCGCCCGGGTTCTTTCACGTTACGTCGACGCCGTCGTCATGCGCACCTACGAAGACCAACGCCTTGCCGAACTGGCGCACCACGCCAGCGTTCCGGTCGTCAACGCCCTCACCGACGGCCGGCACCCGTGCCAGGTGCTCGCCGACCTGCAGACCATCGCCGAACACCGTCCGCTGGCGGGAACCCACCTCACCTACCTCGGTGACGCGTCCAATAACGTCGCCGCTTCACTGCTCATCGCCGGAGTCACCGCCGGGCTTCACATTCGCCTCGCCGCCCCTGAAGCGCTCTCCCCCGGTGATGAACTGGTGCAGCAGGCCAATGACATCGCCGCCCACACCGGCGGATCAGTTCAACTGCACACCGATCCGCGGGCCGCGGTCCGCGACGCCGATGTCCTCTACACCGACGCCTGGAATTCCATGGGACAGCAGCATGACGACAAGCTGCTGACCTCTCTGCGGGACTACCAGATCAACCGCGCCCTCATCGCAGAGGCACCTGACGCCGTCGTTCTGCACTGTCTACCGGCACACCGTGGAGAGGAAATCACAGACGACATTATCGACGGCCCCTTTTCGCGTGTTTTCGATCAAGCGGAGAATCGTCTGCATGCGCACAAAGCGCTGTTGACTTGGTTGATAGGAGAACACTGA
- a CDS encoding arginine repressor, which translates to MATSPTKAARLALITDIINSQEVSSQTELQDLIADKGHSVTQTTLSRDLESLGAVKVRGADGSTPVYAIFPEGSRPLRDTEHPSDRLTRLLRELLTGADHSGNLAVLWVPPGAAQYLASAIDRSGLTDIIATIAGDDTVAVIARDGVSGKTIADRMLGWAEEPNSHRT; encoded by the coding sequence ATGGCAACGTCGCCAACCAAAGCCGCACGGCTGGCTCTCATCACCGACATCATCAATTCACAGGAGGTGTCCAGCCAGACCGAATTGCAAGACCTCATCGCTGATAAAGGACACAGCGTCACTCAGACGACGTTGTCGCGCGATCTCGAATCGCTCGGCGCGGTCAAGGTCCGCGGTGCCGACGGGTCCACACCCGTCTACGCGATATTTCCCGAGGGCAGTCGACCGCTTCGTGATACCGAACATCCCTCCGACCGTCTCACTCGACTCCTCCGCGAACTCCTCACCGGGGCCGACCACTCCGGAAACCTCGCCGTCCTCTGGGTACCGCCGGGGGCCGCACAGTACCTCGCCAGCGCCATCGATCGATCCGGGTTGACCGACATCATCGCCACCATCGCCGGTGACGACACGGTCGCCGTCATCGCCCGAGACGGCGTCAGCGGGAAAACCATCGCCGACCGCATGTTGGGGTGGGCCGAAGAACCGAATTCACACCGGACCTGA
- a CDS encoding argininosuccinate synthase, whose protein sequence is MTERIVLAYSGGLDTSVAIPYLAEQFDAEVIAVAIDAGQGGEDLEAVHDRALGCGAVAAEVIDAREEFAAEYCYPAVSANALYMDRYPLVSALSRPLIVKHLAQAAEKHDATIVSHGCTGKGNDQVRFEAGLAALAPDLKIVAPARDFAWTRDKAIVFAEEKNLPIDVTASSPYSIDQNLWGRAVETGFLEDLWNAPIEDIYSYSHSPAEPADPDEVIVTFDKGRPVALDGETKTAYQLIDELNRRAGAQGIGRIDMVEDRLVGIKSREVYESPAGIALITAHMELEAVTLEREQARFKRTVDQRWGEMVYDGLWFSPLKNSLESFIDDTQRHVSGDIRLHMQHGKATVTGRHSHQSLYDFNLATYDEGDSFKQEHARGFVELWSLPAKLAYARQSN, encoded by the coding sequence ATGACAGAACGCATCGTCCTCGCCTACTCCGGAGGCCTCGACACGTCAGTCGCCATTCCCTACCTCGCCGAGCAATTCGACGCCGAAGTCATCGCCGTCGCCATCGACGCCGGGCAAGGGGGAGAAGACCTGGAAGCCGTCCACGACCGCGCACTTGGTTGCGGAGCGGTCGCCGCCGAGGTCATCGACGCTCGTGAGGAATTCGCCGCCGAATACTGTTACCCGGCGGTGTCCGCCAATGCCCTGTACATGGATCGCTATCCACTCGTGTCGGCACTGTCGCGCCCGCTCATCGTCAAGCATTTGGCTCAAGCCGCCGAAAAGCACGACGCCACCATCGTCAGCCACGGCTGTACCGGGAAGGGAAACGACCAGGTCCGTTTCGAAGCGGGGCTCGCGGCCTTGGCACCCGATCTGAAGATCGTCGCTCCGGCGCGGGACTTCGCCTGGACGCGGGACAAGGCCATCGTTTTCGCCGAGGAGAAGAACCTACCGATCGACGTCACCGCCTCTTCGCCGTACTCCATCGATCAAAACCTGTGGGGCCGTGCGGTGGAAACCGGTTTCCTCGAAGACCTGTGGAACGCTCCGATCGAAGACATCTACTCGTACAGTCACAGTCCGGCCGAACCCGCCGACCCCGACGAAGTCATCGTTACCTTCGATAAGGGGCGGCCGGTCGCCTTGGACGGGGAAACCAAGACCGCCTACCAGCTCATCGATGAGCTCAACCGCAGAGCCGGTGCTCAAGGTATTGGGCGGATCGACATGGTCGAAGACCGTCTTGTCGGCATCAAGAGCAGAGAAGTCTACGAGTCACCGGCGGGTATCGCGCTCATCACCGCCCATATGGAGTTGGAGGCCGTCACCCTCGAACGTGAGCAGGCTCGGTTCAAGCGGACCGTCGATCAACGGTGGGGCGAAATGGTCTACGACGGCCTGTGGTTCTCTCCGTTGAAAAACAGTCTCGAATCCTTCATCGACGACACGCAACGCCACGTCAGCGGGGATATTCGGCTGCACATGCAGCACGGCAAGGCCACCGTCACCGGGCGTCACAGCCACCAGAGCCTGTACGACTTCAACCTGGCCACGTACGACGAGGGCGACAGCTTCAAGCAGGAACACGCCCGTGGGTTCGTGGAACTGTGGAGTCTACCGGCCAAACTCGCCTACGCACGTCAATCGAACTAG
- the argH gene encoding argininosuccinate lyase, whose translation MTALWGGRFTGGPAQALQQLNDSIGFDWRLAPYDIRASQAHARVLHRARLLTDAELTELLGALDALADDIATGVFQPQTGDEDVHTALERGLVERLGTLGGKLRAGRSRNDQVATDLRLYARDAAASLTAKLTELVEALADQAEKHLHDPAPGMTHLQHAQPVTLGHQLLAHAQGLLRDLDRLADWDRRAAVCPLGSGALSGSSLPLDPEAVAEELGFTTSAPNSIDAVADRDFAVELAFVCAQIGLHLSRLGEEFILWSSQEFGWVTVDDAFSTGSSIMPQKKNPDVAELARGKSGRLVGNLNSLVTALKGLPFAYNKDLQEDKEPLFDSLDNLELLLPAVTGMVATATFHPDVPRQAAPKGFSLATEIADWLVRKGIPFRTAHEVAGACVAECESHGIELHELSDEQLVGLSEHLDASVREVLTVDGALAARTTPGSTGPQAVRHQLETVRATVENLRKVTIPSQ comes from the coding sequence ATGACCGCACTCTGGGGAGGCCGCTTCACCGGCGGCCCGGCGCAAGCATTGCAGCAACTCAACGACTCCATCGGCTTCGACTGGCGACTCGCGCCATACGACATTCGAGCCTCCCAAGCCCACGCGCGAGTGCTGCACCGGGCCCGCCTGCTCACCGATGCCGAACTCACCGAATTGCTCGGTGCCCTCGATGCCCTGGCCGACGACATCGCCACCGGCGTTTTCCAACCCCAAACGGGGGATGAAGACGTCCACACCGCTCTGGAACGCGGACTGGTCGAACGGCTCGGGACGCTCGGCGGAAAACTACGGGCCGGACGCAGCCGCAACGACCAGGTCGCCACCGACCTCCGCCTATACGCCCGCGATGCGGCCGCCTCACTCACCGCCAAGCTCACCGAACTGGTCGAAGCGCTTGCCGATCAGGCCGAAAAGCACCTCCACGACCCCGCTCCCGGCATGACACACCTGCAACACGCTCAGCCGGTGACCCTGGGCCATCAGCTTCTCGCTCACGCCCAAGGCCTACTGCGGGATCTCGACCGACTCGCCGATTGGGACCGGCGTGCCGCCGTGTGCCCACTTGGTTCCGGGGCACTGTCCGGTTCGTCATTGCCTCTCGATCCCGAAGCGGTGGCGGAGGAATTGGGTTTCACTACGTCGGCCCCCAACTCGATCGACGCCGTCGCCGATCGGGACTTCGCCGTTGAACTGGCCTTTGTGTGCGCACAAATCGGCCTACACCTGTCTCGCCTAGGGGAGGAGTTCATTCTCTGGTCCAGTCAGGAGTTCGGCTGGGTCACTGTGGACGATGCCTTTTCCACCGGATCCAGCATCATGCCGCAGAAGAAGAACCCCGACGTCGCCGAATTGGCTCGCGGCAAGTCGGGTCGCCTGGTGGGTAATCTCAACTCGCTCGTGACGGCGTTGAAAGGGCTCCCCTTCGCCTATAACAAGGATCTCCAGGAAGACAAGGAACCCCTTTTCGACTCTCTCGACAACCTGGAGCTACTGCTTCCGGCCGTGACGGGAATGGTCGCGACGGCCACCTTCCACCCCGACGTTCCCCGGCAGGCCGCCCCCAAAGGCTTCAGCTTGGCAACCGAGATTGCCGATTGGCTGGTACGCAAGGGAATTCCCTTCCGCACGGCCCACGAGGTCGCGGGTGCGTGTGTGGCCGAATGCGAATCACACGGAATCGAACTGCACGAGCTCAGCGACGAACAGTTGGTCGGCCTCAGCGAACACCTCGACGCTTCGGTGCGGGAGGTGCTGACCGTCGACGGTGCTCTGGCCGCCCGCACGACACCAGGGTCGACCGGTCCGCAGGCGGTACGCCACCAGCTGGAGACCGTACGGGCGACGGTGGAGAATCTACGAAAAGTCACTATTCCTTCTCAATAA
- a CDS encoding TetR/AcrR family transcriptional regulator — MTEDIPDGIARLWRIPTESRRGRPARLNVDTVISTAVELADREGIETVTLPKVSDKLGVTKMSLYRYVGSKDELVTLMQDYAYGPAPHVETDSWKTGLREWVWAQIRLFERHPWLVRLPVTGPPEGPHGIDWLDTALRHLSQTSLSLPDQLAVTVLLSGFVRNSVQTMHDMDGKRHTDGVDLAESERRWVTAMSTLVNSQRYPYASQIFDTMALPESTADDERYSELEFGLNVLLNGLAATINSGTVSER; from the coding sequence ATGACTGAAGACATCCCGGATGGAATCGCCCGCCTATGGCGAATACCCACTGAAAGCCGTCGGGGTCGCCCCGCTCGACTTAACGTCGACACGGTCATCTCCACAGCGGTAGAACTGGCCGATCGCGAGGGCATAGAAACGGTCACCTTGCCGAAGGTCAGCGATAAGCTCGGAGTTACCAAAATGTCGCTCTACCGCTATGTGGGTTCGAAGGACGAGCTGGTGACCCTCATGCAGGACTACGCTTATGGACCCGCACCGCACGTAGAAACGGACTCATGGAAAACGGGCTTGCGGGAATGGGTATGGGCGCAGATTCGGCTCTTCGAGAGGCATCCGTGGCTGGTGCGACTGCCGGTAACCGGTCCACCCGAGGGCCCTCATGGAATCGATTGGTTGGATACAGCTTTGAGGCACTTGAGTCAGACATCGTTGAGTCTGCCGGATCAACTTGCAGTAACCGTTTTGTTGAGTGGTTTCGTGCGGAACTCCGTACAGACGATGCACGACATGGACGGTAAACGCCACACCGACGGCGTCGACCTCGCAGAGTCGGAACGGCGCTGGGTGACGGCGATGAGTACCTTGGTCAATTCGCAGCGCTACCCCTATGCCTCCCAAATCTTCGATACCATGGCGCTCCCCGAGAGCACTGCGGACGACGAAAGATACTCGGAACTGGAATTCGGATTGAATGTACTTCTCAACGGCCTCGCGGCCACTATCAACAGCGGCACGGTCAGCGAGCGCTAA